AACCTTGGCAGTCATGGCGAAGACAACGAACGTTGCGCAGGAAGAGCGTCCGCAGCAGTCCCGCACGAATGGGGGCGACTCCAACGGCGGCGGCGAGCAGCGCGAGCGTCAGGCCCCGCCCCGGCCCGCGGACAGCCAAGGCACCCCGCGACCCGAAGGCGTCGCACCGTCGGGTCAGGGTGGGCCGCCGCAGGGAGGGCCTCGGCCGGACTGGCAGGGGGGCGATCAGCAGGGCAAGCACCGCCGCAAGCGGAAGAAGCGCAAGGGCGGGATGGGCGGCGGGGGAATGAGCGGCGGGGGCGGTGGCGGACCGTCGTACTCCTACAGGTCGTCGTACCCGGACCACGTGCTGCCGAGCGACGAGGAACTGGAGCGAGAGGCAGCGGAACTGGAGCGGATCGCGGCGCACGCCGACCCGGAGGCGATCAAGGACCAGTTGAGCATCGCGCAGTTGCAGCGGATGGAGATGGAAGAGTTGTTCGGGGTGGCGACCCGCGAGGGGCTGGAGGACTTCCAGCAGACGCCGAAGCAGGAGCTCATCTTCAAGATTCTCAAGGCCAGGGCCGCGAAGCAGGGGCTGATGTTCGGCGAGGGGACGCTGGAGATCATGCCGGACGGGTTCGGCTTCCTGCGCAGCCCTGAGCAGAGCTACCTGCCCGGGCCTGACGACATCTACGTCTCGCCGTCGCAGGTGCGTCGATTCGGGCTGCGCAAGGGGATGATCGTGCGCGGGGCGATCCGTCCGCCGAAGGAGAGCGAGAAGTACTTCGCGCTGCTGCGGGTGGACAAGGTGAACGGGCGCGAGCCGTCGAAGATTCACGAGCTGGTGAACTTCGAGGACCTGACGCCGCTGCACCCGGAGCAGCGGTTCATCCTGGAGACGACGCCGGACGCGATCGAGATGCGCGTGGTGGACCTGGTGGCGCCGATCGGGAAGGGGCAGCGTGCGCTGATCGTGGCGCCGCCGCGCACGGGCAAGACGGTGCTGCTGCAGAAGATGACGCAGGCGATCACGAAGAACTATCCCGACGTGAAGATCATCGTGCTGCTGGTGGACGAGCGCCCCGAGGAGGTGACGGATTTCCGCCGCAACACCGACCCGAGCGTGGAGGTGGTGGCGAGCACGTTCGACGAGCAATCGAGCCGGCACGTGGCGGTGGCGGAGGTGGTCATCGAGAAGGCCAAGCGGATGGTCGAGTTCGGGGACGACGTGGTGATCCTGCTGGACTCGATCACACGGCTGGCGCGGGCCTACAACGCGGAGATGCCGCACTCTGGCAAGATCATGACGGGCGGTCTGGACTCGAACGCGCTCCAGCGGCCCAAGAAGTTCTTCGGCGCGGCCCGGGCGATCGAGCGGGGGGGGAGCCTGACGATTATCGGAACCGCGCTCGTGGACACCGGATCGAAGATGGACGAGGTCATCTTCGAGGAGTTCAAGGGCACCGGCAACAGCGAGTTGCACCTCGACCGCAAACTGGTGGAGAAGCGGATCTGGCCCGCGATCGACATCAGCGCGAGCGGGACGCGGCGTGAGGAACTGCTGCTGGATCCCAAGGAACTCGAACTGGTCCACCGCCTCCGGAAAGTGCTGAGCGACATGAACGTCGTCGAGGCGATGGAGCTGATGAAGAGCCGCCTGAAGAAGGTGAAGACCAACGCCGAGTTCCTCATGACGATGGCGCTGGGGTGAGGCGTGCTCCCCGGCTTCGCCGTCGAAGCGTCGGAAATCCCGTGCATCCGGCCGGGGGGGTCGTGTAGACTCCCGCCGTGGGGCGTCGGCCCCGTGGGAGCGACCGGGTGCATCTCTCGCGCCGCGTGAGCCTGACGCTTGTGGTGCTGACGGCGACGCCGTGGGCGGTGCTGATGGTGGTCGCGGGCGCATGGCTCGTGCTGGAGGGCGCGGCTCGATGGCCTCACGCGCGGTGGCCCTGCTACGTGGGCGGGGCGTTCTGGGCGGCTTCGGGGCACCTGACGTTCTCGTGCTTGGTGGCGGACCGGTTGTTCCCGCACGTGAGCCGGCGCGTGTCATGGCCGGTCGAGATCGCGACGGGTGCGGCGGTGTTCGTCGGCGTACTGTGGTGGCTGGCAGCGTTCGGCCGGGTCTACGCGGGAGGCATCCTTTGAAGATCGGCTCGTGGCGTTCGGCGGTGGTGGCGGTGTTCGCGGCGATCGGCGTGTGCCTCCTGGGCGCGCCCGCGCACGCGGGCGGGGTCGCGCACGGCGGCGACGCCGAGCGCGCGGAGAAGTACGCACCGGTGATCCCGGACCCCGACGAGTTCCTCGCCCGCTCGATCGCGCGGGTCGCGCTGATGGACCTGCGGGCGAGGCCGGAACCCGTCACCAGCGACTTCCGAGTCGCGTCGCGGCTGCTGGGGATGGCGCAGGAGTACGCGCCGGAGGATGCCTTCATCGTGCGGCGTCGGCTGGAGGCGGCGTGGGCCGGCGGCGACCAGGCGCTGTTCATGGAGTTGACCCGCAGGCTCGTGGAACTGGACCCGCGCGACACGGTGGCGCAACTGCGGCTCATCAGCGACAGGATCAAGCGGCTGCAGACGGTGGAGGAACGGATCGCGGCCTACGAGCGGCTGCTGGGCGAGCGGGGCGCGTCGCTGGACGCTTCGGTGCGGAGCCGGCTCGCGCTGGACGCGGCGTTGCTGCTCCGCGAGCGAGGGCGCCAGGAGGACTTCGTCGCCCGGCTGCTCGAGGCGGTGCAGCTGGACCCGACGAACAAGGACGCGGCCGCGCTGGTGTGGGCGTACTTCAGCCCGGGGCTGACGAACCCGGTGGATGCGTTCGAGTTGCAGACGCACCTGCTGTACGCGGACCCGCTGGACCCGAACGTGCACCGCGCCCTGGCGCTGATGCTGGCGCAGGCGGGGGCGTTCGACCAAGCGAAGCGGTTCTATCAGAACGCGGCGAGGCTGTTCTCGCTCGCCGGCCTCGGAAGCGACGAGACGTTGGTGATCGAGTCGATCGTGCTCGACATGCAGACGTCCGGGCCGGCGAAAGTGGTCGGAGACCTGAACCTGCAGCTGGCGATCATGCGGGACCAGGCGGCGCGCGAACTCCGGCAGGCCCAGGAGGCGCGGATGCCGACCGACACGCTGAAGCGGCCCGAGGACGTGCGGCTGGGGATCGCGCTGGATCGGATCAGGATCGCGGCGGCGCGCGCGGCAGGGGACGAGGACACGGTGCGCGCCGCGGCGATCGACATGCGGAAATCGCTTGAAGAGATGGCGTCCCGGGCGCTCAACCCACAGACGATGCCGCCGGGGACCGATCCGAATCAGGTGCGGACGCAGTTGATGCGGCTCGCGTTGCAGAGTTGGACGCTCATGGCGTGGGCGGGCGCGATCGACGAGTACCTGGTGCAGCAGGCAGAAGTCGTGGAGCGGGCGCTCGGGAAGGGAGAACCGGAAGCGGCCGTGCTGCTCGCCCTCGTCGCGCTGCACAAGGGGGAGGTCGAGCTGGCCTTCGAGCTGCTGGAGGCGATGCCGAACCAGAACGACGTGTCGGTGATGTCGGGGCTGGCGGCGGCGCAGGAGGCGATGGGCTGGAACGACGAGGCGACGCAACTCTACGTGCGGATGGCGCGAGGGGCGCCGCTCTCGCTGGTCGGGGCGTGGGCGCGGGTGCAGGTGAATCGGCTGGGCGGCGCGGACCCGTTCGACACGCCGCTGCGCGCGGCGATGGCCCGGGCCGCCGAGGGCGTGCCGACGTGGCTCGACCGCATGACGACCGATCCCAAGACGTTCATGTCGATGCGAGCGGAAGTGGTGAACCGCGACACGGGCGCGCTGGAGCGGGCGAGCGTGCGCGTCGTGGTCCAGAACATCGCGCCGATCCCGCTCGGGTTCGGGCAGGATCGGGCCATCAATACGCGCATCGTGCTCTCGCCGCGGCTGGACGCGGGAACGCGCACACTGTTCGACGGCTCCAGCCCCGAGATGTTCGACCTCGAGCGGCGGCTTCGGCTCCGACCCGGGGAGGCGGTGACGTTCGACCTGTGGCCCGATCCTGGCTTCTCTGGGTGGGCGGCGGAAACGCGGGCGACGCAGACGCTGCGGGTGAACTGGCGCGTGCTGCAAGGCTTCCTGATCGGGCGCGGTGGGAGCCTGGAGCCGGGGCCGCTCTGCCTGACCGCGCTGACCGGCTACCAGACCCGCCGGCCCGTTGCCGAATCGCGCCTGCCGCTCGCCGATCTGCTGTTGCTGGTCGAGGAGGCCCCGCGCACGCGGTTCCCGGAGATGCTCGGCGGCGTCAGGGCGCGCGTGCTCAACGGCGCGGCGACGGGCGAGGCGCTCTCGCCGATGGAGCTTCAGACGCTGGCGGAACGGCTGGCGGAGCGGTACGGCCGGTGCGGGCTGTTCGAGCGGCGGATGATGCTGGCGGTGTTGCCGAACGCGTCGATGGAGCCAGGGATGCGGGCGTTCGACGAGGCCGCGCTCGCGGAGGAAGACCCGGGTACGCTTGCGCTCGCGCTGGCGACACGCGCGGTCGATGCGGACCACCCGGCGTTCGCTCGGGCGGAGGCTTCGAGTGATCCGAGCGCCCGTGAGCTGGCCTCGTCGCTGCGCGAGCGGCTTCGATCCGAGGGTGCGACCTATGCGCGGTGTGGGCCTGGAGGGCGCGACCTCGCGCCGCGCCGCATTCTCGGCGGAACATCGCGGTGAGCGGGGTGCCGGCCCAGCGAGGCCGGTGGGACCGCCGGCGCGTCATCGGTTATGCCGTCGGCGTGCTGTTGCTGGCGGCCGCGGTCTGGGCGGTCGCTTCGCAGCGGGGCGCGATGGCGGGGTCGATGAACGCGGTGCGGGCCGCGCCCGCTTGGATGATAGCAGTCGCGCTCCTCTTGCCCGCGGGGAACTGGATCGCATCCTCCGCGTCGTTGCGAGCGTTGACGCTGCGCCGGGCACGCGGGCAGCACGTCCGGCGCGATGAAATGCTCGCCCTCGTCGGCAGCGCATGGCTCCTCAACTACCTGCCGATGCGGCCGGGCATGATCGGACGCATCGCCTACCACAAGCGCTTCAACCGCATTCCCGTGCGGGACTCGGTGCTCGTGCTCGTCGAAGCGAATGCGATGACAGCGGGCGCGGTCGGGCTGATGCTTGCGCTCGCCCTCACGCTGCGGGCAGCGCCGCCCTGGGGATCGTGGTCGTGGCTTGTGCTCGCGCTGCCGGGCGCGGCGTTCGTCTGCGCGTGGGCGATCGGCGCAGCGCGCGGGTCGGCGTGGACCGCCTGGGCCGTGGCGGCCGCCGCTCGCTACGCGGACCTCCTGGTGTGGCTCGCTCGCTATGCCTGTGCGTTCGCGCTGCTCGGTCGCCCGCTCACGGTCGAGGCGGCGGCGGTGCTCGCGGCTGTCAGCCAGGCCGCGTTCCTCGTTCCCTTCGTCGGCAACGGCCTGGGCGTGCGCGAATGGGGGATCGGACTGGTGGCGGCGTCGTGGGCCGGGGTGGACTCGGCACGCGAGGCAGCGGCGTTCGGGCTGGCGGCCGACCTCCTGAATCGGGCCGCGGAAGTCGCTGTGTCAGTGCCCGTGGGGATCGCCTGCACGGCCTGGCTGGGGCGGCGCGTCGCCCGCTCGGGTCCGGATACGGGATCGGGCTTGGGAGGAGGGGGCGATCCGGCCGATGATGCCGGGCGTACAGAGTGATGGAGGCGCGGCCGACCGCCACGGACCGGGCGAGGACGCGCGGACGCATGGTCAGCAAGATCGAACAGGATCACCAACGCTTCCGCCAGATCGTGCGTGGCCGGATCCGTAAGGATTTGCGCCGGTTCCTCTCTCGCGGCGAACTCATCGGACGCGAGGGCAAGCGTTACGTCTCCATCCCGCTCCACGACATCGACCTGCCCACGTTCCGCTACGGCGACAACTCGGGCGGCGTGGGCATGGGCGAGGGCGAAGGCGAGGGCGGCTCGGGCAAGGACGCCGGGGGCGAGCAGGAAGGTCGGCACATCACCGAAGTGGACGTCACGCTCGAGGAACTCGCAGACATCCTCGGCGAGGAACTGGAACTGCCACGCATCAAGCCGCGCGGGCGGCACCGCATCACGACGGTGAAGGACAAGTATTCGGGCATCCGGCCGGTCGGCCCGGCGTCCCTCCGGCACTTCAAGCGCAGTTACCGCGAGGCGCTCAAGCGGCAGATCGCATCCGGCGAGTACGACCCGGACAACCCGGTCGTCGTGCCGATCCGAGACGACCTGCGCTACCGCTCGTGGAACGAGGTGCGCAAGCCGCAGAGCAACGCGGCGATCGTCTACATGATGGACGTCTCGGGGTCGATGGGCGACGAGCAGAAGGAACTGGTGCGGCTGGAGGCGTTCTGGATCGACACCTGGCTCCGCCGCAACTACGAGGGCGTCGAGTGCCGCTACGTCGTGCACGACGTGCGCGCGGCCGAGGTGGACCGCGAGACGTTCTTCTCGATCCGCGAGGACGGCGGCACGCGGATCAGTTCCGCGCTCGCGCTCTGCAAGGACATTCTCGCCGAGCACTACGATACCAACGACTGGAACGTCTACCTCTTCCACTTCTCCGACGGCGACAACTCCTCCGAGGCGGACAACCGCGTCTGCGTGAAACTGCTCGAGGAGAACCTCCTCCCCGCCTGCAACCTCTTCGGGTACTGCCAGGTGGCGTCGGCCTACGGCAGCGGGAACTTCCTCAGTGTGCTGCGAGAGGCGTTCCCCGACGGCGCGCCCGACGCGGACGGCCCGCGCCTGCTGACGAGCAAGGTGAACGGGCGCGACGACATCTACGAGTCGCTGCGGGCGTTCTTCCGGCCGGGCCGCTAGCGGCTTAGAATGACGAAACCGGCGCGCGCTCGCCCCCGGGGGATCGGTGGACGAACGCGAGCATGGCCCGCCAACGCGGGCGAAAGGCGCTGGACGTGATCCCGTTCTTCGTCGGCTATGCGTTCGTGGTCTGGATGCTCGCGTACCGTTGGCGACGCGAGCCTTCGGGCTACATGGCCGCCGCGGGCGGGCTGGCCGGGCTGCTCGGCATCGCGTGGCTGCACTACCGGCTCTCGATCTGGACGGACGGCGCGGTCTACCTGCCGATGCTCCAGACCCTGCTCTACCCCTACACCGCGCTGGTGAGCGTTGTCGCCTTCACGCTGGCGAGCGTGGTCCGCCCGTTCAAGGCCGGCGGCGGGCGGTTCTGCGCCTACTGCCGCCACGATCTGGTCGGACTGCCCGCGACGCAGCCGGTCTGCCCCGAGTGCGGCGCACCGCGCTCGTTCGAGGACCATGCCCAGCGCGAGTCCGTCCGCGAGAGCCAGCTGCGCCGGTGGGCCCCGCACGAGTTGGGCCTGCCGACACGGGGCGTGGCGGGAGAGGACGCGCTGCGCCCGCACACGTGAACGGCGGCTCGCGGTCCTTGCCCGCATGTCCTGTCGGAGTGGATCGGACTTACCGAGGGGCCGCGCTCCCATCGAAGTAGAGGGCGTTCTGACCTCTCGAGGTTCGGCCCGTGTGCCATCCCTTCCTGTCGTCGACAACAGGCGTGTCGGGGTGCCGCTCGTACATCGCGGTGATCTCTCGCTGACGGGCGGCGTTCGGCACGTCCGCCGTCCCGTAGTCCGCCATGAAGTACCCGGCGAGATAGAAGTAACTCGCTCCGATCTTGACAGCGACGGTCGTGTCGAGCGGACAATGGAACGGGGGCAGTTGCTCGCACGTGCCGTTCTGAAGAACTTTCGGCAGCGGGACGGAGAACTGGTCGGCAAGCGGGCCGTAGAGGCCGGGTTCGTCCGCCGGCAGGTTCGGAAGAAAGTGCGCGACAGGGAGCAGGGCGTCGGAGTGCAGGGAGAAGTACGCGTGGATCGCCTGGCCGTGAGCTCTGAGGTTGTTCAGGCACATGATCGACTTGGCTTCTCGACGAACGGCGCCCAAGGCGGGGAGCAGGATCGCGACAAGACCCGCGAGAAGGCCGATGACGACCAGCAGTTCGAGCATTGAGAATGCCTGACGGAACCGGGTTGTACGGTCGTTCGATCGCATCATGGTGCGCCCAGCGCCTTGACAACTTCTTCGACAACAAGTTCATTCGGATCGTCCCTCAGCGGTTCGATCCGGCGTCGGACGTCCGGGTCCGTGGTCCAGCCCAACTGATGGAGGAACCGGATCGCACCCGCGCGGTACTCCCACGCACCATAGGTGAGCATGGC
The window above is part of the Synechococcales cyanobacterium CNB genome. Proteins encoded here:
- a CDS encoding type II secretion system protein, encoding MMRSNDRTTRFRQAFSMLELLVVIGLLAGLVAILLPALGAVRREAKSIMCLNNLRAHGQAIHAYFSLHSDALLPVAHFLPNLPADEPGLYGPLADQFSVPLPKVLQNGTCEQLPPFHCPLDTTVAVKIGASYFYLAGYFMADYGTADVPNAARQREITAMYERHPDTPVVDDRKGWHTGRTSRGQNALYFDGSAAPR
- a CDS encoding DUF444 family protein; this encodes MVSKIEQDHQRFRQIVRGRIRKDLRRFLSRGELIGREGKRYVSIPLHDIDLPTFRYGDNSGGVGMGEGEGEGGSGKDAGGEQEGRHITEVDVTLEELADILGEELELPRIKPRGRHRITTVKDKYSGIRPVGPASLRHFKRSYREALKRQIASGEYDPDNPVVVPIRDDLRYRSWNEVRKPQSNAAIVYMMDVSGSMGDEQKELVRLEAFWIDTWLRRNYEGVECRYVVHDVRAAEVDRETFFSIREDGGTRISSALALCKDILAEHYDTNDWNVYLFHFSDGDNSSEADNRVCVKLLEENLLPACNLFGYCQVASAYGSGNFLSVLREAFPDGAPDADGPRLLTSKVNGRDDIYESLRAFFRPGR
- the rho gene encoding transcription termination factor Rho — protein: MAKTTNVAQEERPQQSRTNGGDSNGGGEQRERQAPPRPADSQGTPRPEGVAPSGQGGPPQGGPRPDWQGGDQQGKHRRKRKKRKGGMGGGGMSGGGGGGPSYSYRSSYPDHVLPSDEELEREAAELERIAAHADPEAIKDQLSIAQLQRMEMEELFGVATREGLEDFQQTPKQELIFKILKARAAKQGLMFGEGTLEIMPDGFGFLRSPEQSYLPGPDDIYVSPSQVRRFGLRKGMIVRGAIRPPKESEKYFALLRVDKVNGREPSKIHELVNFEDLTPLHPEQRFILETTPDAIEMRVVDLVAPIGKGQRALIVAPPRTGKTVLLQKMTQAITKNYPDVKIIVLLVDERPEEVTDFRRNTDPSVEVVASTFDEQSSRHVAVAEVVIEKAKRMVEFGDDVVILLDSITRLARAYNAEMPHSGKIMTGGLDSNALQRPKKFFGAARAIERGGSLTIIGTALVDTGSKMDEVIFEEFKGTGNSELHLDRKLVEKRIWPAIDISASGTRREELLLDPKELELVHRLRKVLSDMNVVEAMELMKSRLKKVKTNAEFLMTMALG